A single genomic interval of Bos indicus isolate NIAB-ARS_2022 breed Sahiwal x Tharparkar chromosome 5, NIAB-ARS_B.indTharparkar_mat_pri_1.0, whole genome shotgun sequence harbors:
- the LOC109558584 gene encoding LOW QUALITY PROTEIN: ovostatin homolog 2-like (The sequence of the model RefSeq protein was modified relative to this genomic sequence to represent the inferred CDS: deleted 2 bases in 1 codon): MVPIIFMSTFLLHFTVSETLNPQYILWVPSVIQSHSTEQACLHLLNLNESVSLSVVLENDGSNSTIFDQTVEEENFHSCANFEVSHKSSEQMAFVTLLVKGDTLKIFERRSVALSSEETVTFVQTDKPIYKSGENGKSIFMFPSYYTETYPGMENKDPQNNRIFQWQNVTSSQNITELSFQLILEPVFGDYSIVVKEKSGKTLTHQFTVNRNVLPKFEVKVSAPQTITIADDEFQVSACAKYTFGQPVHGKVQVQVCRGFFSSVACEKDKNEICEQFVAQLKNGCVSQIVNTKVFQLYRSGLFMSFYITTTVTEIGTGVQISEKSSIFITPVLGSVSFENMDPFYRRGISYFGTLKFSGPNNVPVVNKLLQLELNDRLVGNYTTDENGEAQFSIDTSDIFDPEFRLKAVYIRPQSCYLPSWLIPEYMDGHFSVQRFYSRTSSFLMIEPEPKELRCNQEKIVTIHYSLNTDAYRDNANINFFYLVSLSGESGNFWYCVCCSSHIYTAWKGNISFPINVSADLAPVAVMLVYTLHPSGEIVADSVKFQVEKCFKNKVSIKFSKEQGLPGSSTDLHLQASPDSVCALRAVDKSVLLLKSEQQLSAESVYNMLPNTELYGYFYRGLNLDDGKLDPCIPQKDMFYNGLYYIPVSNHGDGDIYDIVKDMGLKVFTNLHYRKPEVCSTETSMPYRGPLYLESGGYAPMYSAPLKIASSEVTRENFDSIERVIIETVRTNFPETWIWDLVSIDSSGSANLSFTIPDTITQWEASGFCVNGEAGFGISSIASLEASQPFFVEITSPSSVVRNERSDLIVSVFSYLNTCVEIFTQLEASQDFEADISTPKDNSSEIIQASEKKTYVWTVTPKKLGKVNITVVAESRQNSACPNEAPERQNMNWKDTVIKSLLVQPEGIEKEMTQSFLICTQGTKVSRQVDLNLTNDVVEGSTRAFFTVVGDILGLAIQNLENLFQMPYGGGEQNIALLASNTYILDYLKSTKQLTEEVKSKALFFLSNGYQKQLSFKNLDGSYSVFWQRNQEGSIRLSALTFKTFAGMKKYVFIDELVQRETLIWLASKQKIDGCFKSDGKLFSNAWEVGDEEDVVLTAYIVAAFLEAGLNFTFPALRNGLFCLEEALENGVRNGYNLAVLAYAFALAGKEEKVESLLRTLDQSATKLNNVIYWGKAKKLKTEAFPLFIPWAPSAEIEKTCYVLLAIISQKNPDLTYASKIVQWLAQQMNSHGGFSSPQDTPVCLLAITRYMNLIFSDDQVTVSLSSEEFNKIFQVNGDNHLLVQRSELTKAGGQYTVDVEGRGCAFIQATMKYNVLLPKKESGFSLSLQIVKKNSSDVFQSNFDLTVTLRYTGTHSNSNMVLVDVKMLSGFTPVMSSIEELENNGQVMKSEFKNDHVLFYLENVSDTAKSFTFSVEEINHVANIQPAPVIVYDYYEKDEYAHASYNINSVPVSQ; encoded by the exons GCAATATATCCTATGGGTCCCCTCTGTGATTCAAAGTCATTCTACAGAACAAGCTTGTCTCCACCTTTTAAACCTGAATGAATCTGTGTCCTTGAGTGTTGTCTTAGAAAATGATGGATCCAATAGCACTATTTTTGACCAGACTGTAGAAGAGGAAAACTTCCATTCTTGTGCAAATTTTGAG GTTTCCCACAAGTCTTCTGAACAGATGGCTTTTGTGACTCTGTTGGTTAAGGGAGATACTCTTAAAATCTTTGAGAGGAGATCTGTAGCACTCTCTTCAGAAGAGACAGTGACCTTTGTGCAGACAGATAAACCCATCTATAAATCTGGAGAGAATGGTAAGTCAATATTTATGTTTCCTTCTTATT ACACTGAAACATATCCAGGGATGGAGAACAAG gaTCCTCAAAACAATAGGATTTTTCAATGGCAAAATGTGACCTCTTCTCAAAATATTACCGAACTCTCATTCCAATTGATTTTAGAACCAGTGTTTGGAGATTACTCTATTGTCGtgaaagaaaaatcaggaaagaCATTGACACACCAATTTACTGTTAATAGAAATG TGTTGCCCAAGTTTGAAGTTAAGGTCAGTGCACCACAAACAATAACTATTGCAGACGATGAATTCCAAGTCAGTGCATGTGCTAA GTATACCTTTGGCCAACCTGTACATGGGAAAGTCCAAGTTCAGGTGTGCAggggatttttttcctctgtggctTGTGAGAAAGACAAGAATGAAATATGTGAACAGTTTGTTGCACAG ttgAAAAATGGTTGTGTTTCTCAAATTGTAAATACAAAAGTCTTCCAACTCTACCGTTCTGGACTTTTCATGTCATTTTATATCACCACAACTGTTACAGAAATTGGGACAG GTGTGCAGATCAGCGAAAAGTCTTCTATTTTTATCACTCCAGTGCTTGGAAGTGTGAGCTTCGAGAACATGGACCCTTTCTATAGAAGAGGAATTTCTTATTTTGGAACT cttAAATTTTCCGGCCCTAATAATGTTCCAGTGGTGAACAAGTTATTGCAGTTGGAGCTTAATGACAGATTGGTAGGAAACTACACCACAGATGAGAATGGTGAAGCTCAGTTTTCCATTGATACTTCTGATATATTTGATCCGGAGTTTCGTCTGAAA GCCGTATATATCAGACCACAAAGCTGCTACCTTCCAAGCTGGTTAATTCCAGAGTACATGGATGGCCATTTCTCAGTCCAACGCTTCTACTCGCGAACCAGCAGCTTCCTGATGATTGAGCCTGAACCCAAGGAACTTAGATGCAATCAAGAGAAGATTGTTACTATACATTACTCTCTAAACACTGACGCATACAGGGATAATGCAAACATCAACTTCTTCTATTTGGTAAGTCTCAGTGG TGAGTCAGGAAACTTCTGGTACTGTGTCTGCTGCTCATCT CATATTTACACAGCCTGGAAGGGAaacatctccttccccatcaatGTCAGTGCTGATCTGGCTCCTGTGGCTGTCATGCTTGTCTACACTCTTCACCCCAGTGGGGAAATCGTAGCTGACAGTGTCAAATTCCAGGtggaaaaatgctttaaaaacaag GTTAGCATAAAGTTCTCGAAGGAGCAGGGACTACCGGGCTCCAGCACTGATCTCCATCTTCAGGCATCCCCTGACTCGGTCTGTGCCCTCCGGGCTGTGGATAAAAGCGTTCTCCTATTGAAGTCAGAACAACAGCTGTCGGCGGAAAGT GTGTACAATATGCTCCCAAATACAGAACTGTATGGTTATTTCTATCGTGGTCTCAACCTTGATGATGGCAAGCTAGACCCTTGCATTCCTCAGAAAGATATGTTTTACAATGGCTTGTATTATATACCTGTAAGCAACCATGGGGATGGAGACATCTATGATATTGTCAAG gATATGGGTCTGAAAGTCTTCACCAATCTCCATTACCGGAAACCAGAAGTATGTTCAACAGAGACAAGCATGCCATACCGTGGGCCGCTCTATCTAGAATCGGGAGGATATGCACCCATGTACAGTGCCCCATTGAAAATTGCAT ctAGTGAAGTCACAAGGGAGAATTTTGACTCCATAGAACGGGTTATAATTGAAACAGTAAGAACAAACTTTCCAGAAACATGGATTTGGGACCTGGTCAGCATTGA CTCCTCCGGTTCAGCAAATCTTTCATTCACCATCCCTGATACTATAACGCAATGGGAAGCAAGTGGCTTCTGTGTGAACGGTGAGGCTGGATTTGGCATTTCATCAATAGCTTCTCTGGAAGCCTCCCAACCTTTCTTTGTTGAAATAACCTCCCCCTCTTCAGTTGTTCGGAATGAACGGTCTGATCTGATTGTCAGTGTCTTCAGCTACCTGAATACCTGTGTAGAG ATTTTCACTCAACTAGAAGCATCTCAGGATTTTGAGGCAGATATCAGTACCCCTAAAGACAACAGCAGTGAGATTATCCAAGCTTCAGAGAAAAAGACATATGTCTGGACTGTTACTCCTAAGAAGCTGG GTAAAGTGAATATCACTGTAGTTGCTGAGTCCAGGCAAAATAGTGCTTGCCCAAATGAAGCACCTGAGAGGCAGAACATGAACTGGAAAGATACTGTGATCAAAAGTCTGTTGGTACAG CCTGAAGGTATTGAAAAAGAGATGACTCaaagtttccttatctgtacacAAG gCACCAAAGTCTCCAGGCAGGTAGATTTGAATTTGACAAATGATGTCGTAGAAGGATCAACCAGGGCCTTTTTCACTGTTGTGG GGGATATTCTAGGACTTGCAATACAGAATCTGGAGAATCTTTTCCAAATGCCCTATGGAGGTGGAGAACAGAATATTGCCCTGCTAGCATCCAATACCTACATCCTAGACTATCTGAAATCTACTAAACAACTGACAGAGGAAGTTAAATCTAAAGCTTTATTCTTCTTATCTAATG GTTATCAGAAGCAGTTGTCTTTCAAAAACTTGGATGGTTCCTATAGTGTGTTTTGGCAGAGGAATCAGGAAGGAAGCATACG GCTCAGTGCTCTTACTTTTAAGACATTTGCGGGAATGAAGAAATATGTCTTCATTGATGAACTGGTTCAAAGGGAGACCTTGATCTGGCTTGCAAGCAAACAGAAAATAGATGGTTGCTTTAAAAGTGATGGCAAGCTTTTCAGCAATGCCTGGGAG GTTGGAGATGAAGAGGACGTTGTACTCACTGCCTATATCGTTGCTGCATTCCTTGAAGCTGGACTCAATTTCACT TTTCCCGCTCTACGAAATGGGCTCTTTTGCTTAGAAGAGGCCTTGGAAAATGGTGTCAGAAATGGCTACAACCTTGCAGTTCTAGCTTATGCTTTTGCATTGGctggaaaagaggagaaagtggaATCCTTACTCCGGACCCTGGATCAATCTGCTACAAAATTAA aTAATGTGATATATTGGGGAAAAGCGAAGAAACTCAAGACAGAGGCATTTCCACTCTTTATTCCTTGGGCACCTTCTGCTGAGATAGAGAAGACTTGCTATGTGCTGTTGGCTATCATTTCCCAGAAAAACCCTGACCTGACCTACGCTAGTAAGATTGTTCAGTGGCTTGCCCAACAGATGAATTCTCACGGAGGCTTCTCCTCCCCTCAG GATACGCCCGTCTGCCTTCTTGCCATAACCCGCTACATGAATTTAATCTTCTCTGATGATCAAGTCACTGTCAGCTTAAGCAGTGAAGAATTCAACAAGATTTTCCAGGTTAATGGTGATAATCACTTACTGGTTCAACGTTCAGAACTAACAAAAGCAGGTGGACAATACACAGTAGATGTGGAAGGACGAGGTTGTGCATTTATCCAG GCTACCATGAAGTATAATGTGCTACTACCTAAAAAGGAATCTGGATTTTCCCTTTCCTTACAAATAGTAAAGAAAAACTCTTCGGATGTATTCCAGAGTAATTTTGACCTGACAGTAACCCTCAG atatacGGGAACTCACAGTAACTCCAACATGGTCCTTGTTGATGTAAAAATGCTATCAGGATTTACTCCAGTCATGTCATCCATTGAAGAG